A genomic region of Bombus terrestris chromosome 12, iyBomTerr1.2, whole genome shotgun sequence contains the following coding sequences:
- the LOC100648994 gene encoding gamma-secretase subunit pen-2, translating into MDLSKIPNDKKLYLCKWYFRAGFVFLPFLWAVNAIWFAKEAFVEPHYEEQKQIKRYVIFSAIGATIWSAALLAWIVTFQTQRAAWGEFADSISYIIPTGIP; encoded by the exons ATGGATTTGTCAAAAATACCAAATGACAAAAAATTGTATCTTTGTAAATGGTATTTTAGGG CTGGATTTGTTTTTCTACCATTTCTTTGGGCTGTGAATGCTATTTGGTTTGCAAAAGAAGCTTTTGTTGAACCACATTACGAGGAACAAAAACAAATTAAGAGAT ATGTAATATTTTCTGCAATTGGAGCAACTATATGGTCAGCTGCTCTTTTAGCATGGATCGTTACATTTCAAACACAAAGAGCAGCATGGGGTGAATTTGCAGATTCTATTAGTTACATAATTCCAACTGGCATTCCTTGA